The Oncorhynchus gorbuscha isolate QuinsamMale2020 ecotype Even-year unplaced genomic scaffold, OgorEven_v1.0 Un_scaffold_141:::fragment_3, whole genome shotgun sequence sequence AAATTAAGAGGAACCTTCTGTCAATTATGGATATAGGTCTATTTGGGaaacaggtaggcctacacaGTCATTTCAGCGTGACTAAATCACAACAGTAGAAGATCAGTAGGAGTATTGATCTACTGTTGTGATTTAGACCTCTTATTGATTAATTCATTAAATAATCAATAAGAGGTCTAAATGTGGGATAGGTTTATTTCTGCCCCCCACACATTCTCACCCACACATGTACCCCTCACCCTGATCTGGGGTTTCCCTCTGTGGAGTTAACAGacctatgtgtgtgtttgtttggccGCTGCATCTGCTGCTCTGATCTTATAGTTGTGACATATTAGCCCAGGTTTCCTTTCTGGTTGTAGACCTCATCCTGCCATATTAGCCTGCTATTCTCTTCCAACAAACAAACGGAAGAGATTAGGATTATAGTCCAGCCTTGACGATAGGTTATAACTCTGCCTCATGACAGACGTATgacgtatgtgtgtatgtagtctcaagCCTTGTCTTGGTAGTCTATGGTCTGGTGGTCTCCAGCCTTGCCTTGGTAGTCTATGGTCTGGTGGTCTCCAGCCTTGTCTTGGTAGTCTATGGTCTGGTAGTCTCCAGCCTTGTCTTGGTAGTCTATGGTCTGGTGGTCTCCAGCCTTGCTTTGGTAGTTTATGGTCTGGTGGTCTCCAGCCTTGCTTTGGTAGTCTATGGTCTTGTAGTCTCCAGCCTTGTCTTGGTAGTCTATGGTCTGGTGGTCTCCAGCCTTGCTTTGGTAGTTTATGGTCTGGTGGTCTCCAGCCTTGCCTTGGTAGTCTATGGTCTGGTAGTTTCCAGCCTTGCATTGGTAGTCTATGGTCTGCTAGTCTCCAGCCTTGCCTTGGTATCTATGTTCTGGTAGTCTCCAGCCTTGCCTTGGTAGTCTATGGTCTGGTAGTCTCCAGCCTTGCCTTGGTAGTCTATGGTCTGGTAGTTTCCAGCCTTGCCTTTGTAGTCTATCGTCTGGCAGTCTCCAGTCTTTCCTTGGTAGTCTATGGTCTGGTAGTCTCCAGCCTTGCCTTGGTAGTCTATGGTCTGGCAGTCTCCAGCCTTCACCTGGTAGTCTATGGTCTTGTAGTCTCCAGCCTTGCTTTGGTAGTTTATGGTCTGGTGGTCTCCAACCTTGCCTTGGTAGTCTATGGTCTGGTAGTCAGCCTTGCATTGGTAGTCTATGGTCTGGTAGTCTCCAGCCTTGCCTTGGTAGTCTATGTTCTGGTAGTCTCCAGCCTTGGTAGTCTATGGTCTGGTAGTCTCCAGCCTTGTCTTGGTAGTCTATGGTCTGGTAGTCTCCAGCCTTGTCTTGGTAGTCTATGGTCTGGTGGTCTCCAGCCTTGCTTTGGTAGTTTATGGTCTGGTGGTCTCCAGCCTTGCTTTGGTAGTCTATGGTCTTGTAGTCTCCAGCCTTGTCTTGGTAGTCTATGGTCTGGTGGTCTCCAGCCTTGCTTTGGTAGTTTATGGTCTGGTGGTCTCCAGCCTTGCCTTGGTAGTCTATGGTCTGGTAGTTTCCAGCCTTGCCTTGGTAGTCTATGGTCTGGTAGTCAGCCTTGCATTGGTAGTCTATGGTCTGCTAGTCTCCAGCCTTGCCTTGGTATCTATGTTCTGGTAGTCTCCAGCCTTGCCTTGGTAGTCTATGGTCTGGCAGTCTCCAGCCTTGCCTTGGTAGTCTATGGTCTTGTAGTCTCCAGCCTTGCTTTGGTAGTTTATGGTCTGGTGGTCTCCAGCCTTGCCTTGGTAGTCTATGGTCTGGTAGTCAGCCTTGCATTGGTAGTCTATGGTCTGGTAGTCTCCAGCCTTGCCTTGGTAGTCTATGGTCTGGTAGTCAGCCTTGCATTGGTAGTCTATGGTCTGGTAGTCTCCAGCCTTGCCTTGGTAGTCTATGTTCTGGTAGTCTCCAGCCTTGCCTTGGTAGTCTATGTTCTGGTAGTCTCCAGCCTTGCCTTGGTAGTCTATGGTCTGGTAGTCAGCCTTGCATTGGTAGTCTATGGTCTGGTAGTCTCCAGCCTTGCCTTGGTAGTCTATGTTCTGGTAGTCTCCAGCCTTGCCTTGGTAGTCTATGGTCTGGTAGTCAGCCTTGCATTGGTAGTCTATGTTCTGGTAGTCTCCAGTCTTGTCTTCGTAGTCTATGGTCTGGTAGTCTCCAGTCTTGCCTTGGTAGTCTATGGTCTGGTAGTCTCCAGCCTTGCCTTGGTAGTCTATGGTCTGGTAGTTTCCAGCCTTGCCTTTGTAGTCTATCGTCTGGCAGTCTCCAGTCTTTCCTTGGTAGTCTATGGTCTGGTAGTCTCCAGCCTTGCCTTGGTAGTCTATGGTCTGGCAGTCTCCAGCCTTCACCTGGTAGTCTATGGTCTTGTAGTCTCCAGCCTTGCTTTGGTAGTTTATGGTCTGGTGGTCTCCAACCTTGCTTTGGTAGTCTATGGTCTGGTAGTCAGCCTTGCATTGGTAGTCTATGGTCTGGTAGTCTCCAGCCTTGCCTTGGTAGTCTATGTTCTGGTAGTCTCCAGTCTTGCCTTGGTAGTCTATGTTCTGGTAGTCTCCAGCCTTGCCTTGGTAGTCTATGGTCTGGTAGTCTCCAGCCTTGCCTTGGTAGTCTATGGTCTGGTAGTTTCCAGCCTTGCCTTTGTAGTCTATCGTCTGGCAGTCTCCAGCCTTTCCTTGGTAGTCTATGGTCTTGTAGTCTCCAGCCTTGCTTTGGTAGTCTATGGTCTGGTAGTCTCCAGCCTTGCCTTGGTAGTCTATGTTCTGGTAGTTTCCAGCCTTGCCTTGGTAGTCTATGGTCTGGTAGTCTCCAGCCTTGCCTTGGTAGTATATGGTCTGGTTGTCTTCAGCCTTGGTAGTCTATGGTCTGGTGGTCTCCAGCCTTGTCTTGGTAGTCTATGGTCTGGTGGTCTCCAGCCTTGCCTTGGTAGTCTATGGTCTGGTAGTTTCCAGCCTTGCCTTTGTAGTCTATCGTCTGGCAGTCTCCAGCCTTTCCTTGGTAGTCTATGGTCTTGTGGTCTCCAGCCTTGCTTTGGTAGTCTATGGTCTGGTAGTCTCCAGCCTTGCCTTGGTAGTCTATGTTCTGGTAGTTTCCAGCCTTGCCTTGGTAGTCTATGGTCTGGTAGTCTCCAGCCTTGCCTTGGTAGTATATGGTCTGGTTGTCTTCAGCCTTGGTAGTCTATGGTCTGGTGGTCTCCAGCCTTGTCTTGGTAGTCTATGTTCTGGTAGTCTCCAGCCTTGCCTTGGTAGTCTATGGTCTGGTAGTCTCCAGCTGTGCCTTGGTAGTCCATGGTCTGGTAGTCTCCAGCTTTGCCTTGGTAGTCTATGGTCTGGTAGTCTCCAGCCTTGGTAGTCTATGGTCTGGTAGTCTCCAGCCTTGCCTTGGTAGTCTGTAGTCTCCAGCCTTACTTTGGGGAACTAAGGGCTGTGCTGGGTTGACACTATTGAATAAGAGGAATGgatgaacagagacagagaggaacagaggaaggcTTTTAACTGTGTGTCACTAAATCTCTTCCTACGTCAGAGGGGGGTCACTGGTGTAATGGCAGGCTACTGAATGGGAGCATTCTTCCCCTTTGCccagtcgcacacacacacacacacacacacacacacacacacacacacacacacacacacacacacacacacacacacacacacacacacacacacacacacacacacacacacacacacacacacacacacacacacacacacacacacacacacacacacacagttcgaacacacacacgcatgcacacatgcTTGCAAGCATGCACATGCACTCTCACATactcacgcatgcacacacacagttacatgcacacactcactctcCCAGTTACACCGGGAGATTCCCTGGGGTAGCCCCCTCGTGGAGTAACACATACTCTATAGCTCCACCCATActctcccaagtggtgcagcggtctaaggcactgtgtctCACTGCTAGAgccgttactacagaccctggttcgattccaggctgtatcacaaacggccgtgattgggaatcccaaaGGGCGGTGCGCAtttgtccaggtttggccggagtaggccgtcattgtaaataagaatttgttcttaactgacttgcctagttaaatacctttaaaaaataaaaggcGGTCTATATCCACTATAAGCAGTGATTCCTCTAGACAGAGTGCACTGTTTGGTAGTTATTCAGTAGTGTGGAAGAGCAGGTCAGGACACCAGAAACACTGGGTCTTCTGAAGTATGTGTGGACCTACTGATCTTTCATATTACTACATGGTTCAACTCTGACATCATCATCCAGGTGATCTGACTCTATTCTGTAGTTTTCCTTTGCTATGCATGCGTGGGTGGATATGAGTgtgacagtttgtgtgtgtgtatgagagattTACTGCCTCTGTAACTCTGTAATTAGCGTTTATACTGTGCGCAGCACCTTTACTGTAATCTGATTCTCCTGCGGTGGTGGTGTTGAACGGAGGCAGATCTGGCACTGTACAGGCGTGGGTGGCATCAACATTCTACAGCCATGCTGCTACTGCTGTGGCTACTGCTGCGGCTACTGCTGCTGATGTTACGTGTGTACCGCAACGTAGCCGGGGTGGGTTGGATGGGCTTACCTGTGAGGTGGTTGATTGGGAGGTGATCCGTGTGTTGAGGAGGGTTATGCCCAATCtgttatttagtgctttattatTGGGTAAGCATAATAAGCCGCCTCAGTAGCCTATTTCCAGCCATAGGTGGTAatatctctctaggagctgatctgtcgtcagtgtacatttacatttaagtcatttagcagacgctcttatccagagcgacttacaaattggtgcattcaccttatgacatccagtataATTTTTGGAATAATTTTGTTATGGTAAGAGAGCAGAGCTGCTTTTCTGTCGTTCCCATCAGTATCGACACATGGTCTAACGACATGCTTAGCGAACTCTCTCTATTTGTGCTTGTTTGGGAAATCATTGTAAAGCTTAAGTTACATTTCACCTGGGTAATGaggcccactgggcacagacgtcagttcaacgtgtAGGTTTGATTtccatttggttgagttgtcaactaacgtgaattcaacgtgaaatcaacaaaaaatgtcacaAAGTTActggatttaggttaaaaaagTTTGATGAAAATAAGATGAAAGTCCAGGAAGTTGATGGCTTTTTTcccaaatccaatcagttttccttGTTGATTCAATGTCGTCACATTGAATGttttggttgaaatgacatggagaAAAACGTTGATTCAACTAGTTTTTGCCCAGTGGCCTGTTCTATATTTTTTTGTGGTCCACTTAAAGGATTGCTATAAATTGTGAGCTATTCTTTTTCTTTTTCCTATTGCCATTATTTTTTCCCCCCACGTTAATTTCATAACCTAAGATTTTCTGTATTCTGAAAATATATTTAGCAAAGGGGCCATTATAAAGTTTTCAATATTGGTCAGGTACATCAGGAGAGCATCTGCAAATAAGTTTGGTTTATATTCatgtttacatttgacatttgagtcCTGTCTAATTATTTTTGCAAGCCATTCAATTGACAGTGCAaacagcaggggagagagaggacatcccTGTCTTTTGCCCCTTTCTAAAGAAATTTAATCAGATCATGTATTATTCGTGTATATTTTGCTTTAGGATATTTATACAATATTTttgattaaatgttttatttcagctggAATGTTGAAAGCTTCCAAAGTTTTGAATATAAAAGGCCATTCAAGACTATTGAAAGCCTTTTCGGCATCAACAGCCATTATTGATAAATCTATATGTTGTTTTTTGCATATTGTATTAAACTGAAACATGTTCTTGTATTTGTAAGTGTCTATCTTTAATAAACCCTGTTTGATTGATATGCATCATGTCTGGTAAGACTTTTGCCATTCTATTGCTTATAAGCtttgttattattttattgtcaCAATTTAATCTTATGGGTCTATATTCACCAGATTTTCCGGTTTTAATATAACTGAAATAACTGTTTGATACATGGAGCTAGTAAGTAATGATTTAAGTGATGTGTGTACTTTGTCCCAAAGTAGCCCCAAAGTAACTTTGTCCCAAAGTAGCCCCCCTAGTTGGGAAAGCCATCTATTACCGGTTACTGGTGCTTTTCTTCTTGCGAATGTTTTAACGGTATCGAATATTTCTTCTTGGGTGATCTCTGTTTTTAGTGATCATTTTTTTGTCTGCTGATAATTGTTTCAGTGTTGTTGAGTCTAAGAAGGCTACAGTATCCATCCCACTGTTTAATTCTGATTTATATTCCTGTTCATAGAAACATTTCAAATTCACATGAATCACATTGTTGTTTCTAATGAGCGCTTTTGTATCTTTTAAAATGATAACTGGTTTAGCATGTATTCGTTTTGTGAGAGCTGCAAGATAGTTACCAGGTTTATTTGCCATTAAGTAGTATACCTTTTTTGAGTTTAACCTGTAGTGGTTGGCTCTCTTCAGAAGTAAAACTCAGTGGGCTGTTCTGTTCTCACTGTATTCCCATAAGGGGCTGACAGGCACCAGCATGTCAACCCTGCACACAGCCTCTTCCTGCCCTGCAGCATGTTCAGTGCTTTCAAGGAAACTGTTGTGTAATCAAGCACCCTGGTGAGATTCAGGTTACCAGTGTAGTAGAACATGCAGTGTATGGTAAACAGGTCAGTGAGGCTATAACTCACACACCCGTGATTTGCATATACTGACACAGTACAGGAACAGTGCAATCGGTTACTGAGGTTTCAGTAGGACATGTCCTAGATGGAATGCCACTGTTATGGTTAATAAAGGCCCTAAGTTTGACTAAACCTTGTGACCTGGCAATGGAACATCACGTGAGATGAACATTTACAGTAGTGCAGTAGAACATGCATGTTAGACAGTTAAGGCCTACCAGTGCAATAGAAGATGTGTATGTTAGACAGGTCACTAGGGCTTTTGTGTGAGTTATACATGTTACTAGTGTAATACAACACAGGTGTTCACACTGTGGTCTATGCAGCCTGATCACTAGAAATACATTTTGAAAAGTTCCTGAGAATGTTGATCAATGTCTTCCTCAGTGCtcacaaaaaaaaagaaaaacaattgCCGAGcactctgggagagagagagagacgtgagtcACTGCAGTTCACAATGCTGTAGCAAGCTGTGAGAAAACCTGACCATACTTTATCATTtgtttgaacctttatttaactaggcaagtcagttacaaacaaattcttatttataatgacggcctaccagggaacagttagatccaactgccttgttcaggggcagaacgacagatttttaccctgtcagcttggggattcgactcagcaaccttttggttactggcccaatgctctaaccactaagctacctgccaccccaaactTGATGGTAATGGGGAGTTGTTTTTAAAGATTTTGTTTTAAGACTTCCCCaaccatagccctaaccttaaccactcggaATGAATGTTTAAACGCTTAACCTTTGAGCTGTTTCTCTTTTAACTCTGTAACCACGAGGGAATAAGATATACAAAATAGATATTAATCCATAATAAGTCAAATCTACAAGGGAAACTTGTTGGTCTATGTGTGGTACAGCAAgattttgtgtgggtgtgtgtatatatttttgaTGTAGCCGATAGTGTGTGAGTCACTCTGTGATAGACTATCACCTGAAGGTCAGTTTCTAGGAGTGTCAATGTCAGAAATGGGAACTTGTGGGTGTGTGATGACATGGCTGCTACGATATCCTTTGTAACATAATGATACCTCTCTTTGTTATCATTAGATGATTCAACATATCAAATGACATGtgtatcatttacattacatttacatttaagtcatttagcagacgctcttatccagagcgacttacaaattggtgcattcaccttatgacatccagtggaacagtcactttacaatagtgcatctaaatcttaaaggggggggggtgagagggaatacttatcctatcctaggtattccttaaagaggtggggttttatcctaggtattccttaaagaggtggggtttcaggtgtctccggaaggtggtgattgactccgctgtcctggcgtcgtgagggagtttgttccaccattggggggccagagcagcgaacagttttgactgggctgagcgggagctgtacttcctcagtggtagggaggcgagcaggccagaggtggatgaacgcagtgcccttgtttgggtgtagggcctgatcagagcctggaggtactgaggtgccgttcccctcacagctccgtaggcaagcaccatggtcttgtagcggatgcgagcttcaactggaagccagtggagagaacggaggagcggggtgacgtgagagggTTAAAGGTCACGACCTTCAGGCCTGGACATGGGCCCTGTCCGAATACTCTGAAACACATCCTATCATCCCTTCCTTCCATTATCCTTAACCTGAAAAGTAAGAGTTCAACTCACTGGTGTAGCGCAGTTTCTCTGGACCCCCACAAAGTTAGCCCCTCAGTATAGACTACCGATcactgtccatggttctgaaattGCTGCTGCCTATCCATAAAATCTGATTGTGTTGTGCTAGTGCTTGCAGTCGCTTATAGCTTTGCTTTACTGGAtacatgtttatttttatttgctCGTCATTTTCTCATGTTAAGCCTAAAGTTTATATTTCACGAAGCGATAGGCCGGCGGTGTCGCAATGCTGTGATTTAGAATGCTGGATGCAATAATGTAGGTCCTATTTACTAGTTTAGAATGCTGGCTGCAGTAATGTAGACCTATTTACTAGTTTAGAATGCTGGCTGCAATAATGTAGACCTATTTACTAGTTTAGAATGCTGGCTGCAATAATGTAGACCTATTTACTAGTTTAGAATGCTGGCTGCAATAATGTAGACCTATTTACTAGTTTAGAATGCTGGCTGCAATAATGTAGACCTATTTACTAGTTTAGAATGCTGGCTGCAATAATGTAGACCTATTTACTAGTTTAGAATGCTGGCTGCAATAATGCAGACCTATTATGGTGAGGATTTGGGACAGGCTTAAAACAATATGTTTAATAAAAATGTACTATCACTGGATGTGAACTTGAAATCAGAGGTAGATACATAGACCCAACTATCATCCTCATCCCCAACACTTTAGCAAAACTGAAACCTACTGGATTGTATCAGTGCTCACTGTTGCCcggtttccacatcatctcccgaCGTCAAAttctgacttgtatcacgggtgacctggctgcgtAGGCTTACCAGTGTTCACAGAACGGGGATCGCTCTTATGACCGGTCTCTGGCAGTCGTCAGCTTGGTtttctgggagaggaggaggagaaggaggcccAGCACTCTCACTGGAGGAACTGTTACTATTCTGGAGGGGAGGAAAAAGAGGAGGAGCAAGGCCAGTGTCATTGAGCAAGGCCAGTGTCATTGGGCCGAGCAGTGAGGTCTCTGTCAGGACTGGAAGGCTGCTAGTGCTAGCAGCTGCATAAGGCCTACTAGCGTCCACCTGTGATGATGTTTGGTCAGTGGAGGACGAGGTGGTAGCTTTGCTGATGTGGTTATCTTTGGTAGTTTGGCACCAGCTTAGTCAGATAAAGATTTTTTGCATTTGTTTTGTCACCACTTGGTCTTGCTTTTTGTTTATCCATCATGAACAAGCACTCACTCTCCAGCCGAGTCCGACCTGATTCACCTTACTTTAAAAAACTTGATAACCAATTAGGTGAGGAGGCCAAGGCGGGCTGCCGCCAGGGTCGTTGAGAAATAGGTTAGTTAGATGCATGACAACTATATTGTCTCACCTACTACCAGGTAGGACGACACAAACACTTTGGTTGCTGGATGTGGAAATTAAAAAGGAGGGTTACTGTCAAAATGATTTATTATAAAAATGTAAACAACAAAAAACCATAGGCCTAGGTGTGAGATGATGGGTACACGGGCCCCCAGAGCTCGGGCCCCCACAGCACCCGCTACGCCAGTGATTCAACTGCAGAATTCACTCCAGACATCGCTGTCTGgagcacagtactgaactgtagagaagacatctctgtctggagcacagtactgaactgtagagaagacatctctgtctggaacacagtactgaactgtagagaagacatctctgtctggagcacagtactgaactgtagagaagacatctctgtctggaacacagtactgaactgtagagaagacatctctgtctggagcacagtactgaactgtagagaagacatctctgtctggagcacagtactgaactgtagagaagacatctctgtctggaacacagtactgaactgtagagaagacatctctgtctggaacacagtactgaactgtagagaagacatctctgtctggaacacagtactgaactgtagagaagacatctctgtctggaacacagtactgaactgtagagaagacatctctgtctggaacacagtactgaactgtagagaagacatctctgtctggagcacaatactgaactgtagagaagacatctctgtattgaacacagtactgaactgtagagaagacatctctgtctggaacacagtactgaactgtagagaagacatctctgtctggaacacagtactgaactgtagagaagacatctctgtctggagcacaatactgaactgtagagaagacatctctgtcttgaacacagtactgaactgtagagaagacatctctgtctggagcacaatactgaactgtagagaagacaTCTCTGTCTTGAACACAATACTGAACTGTAGAAaagacatctctgtctggagcacagtactgaactgtagagaagacatctctgtcttgaacacagtactgaactgtagagaagacatctctgtctggagcacagtactgaactgtagagtagacatctctgtctggagcacagtactgaactgtagagaagacatctctgtctggagcacagtactgaactgtagagaagacatctctgtctggagcacagtactgaactgtagagtagacatctctgtctggaacacagtactgaactgtagagaagacatctctgtctggagcacagtactgaactgtagagaagacatctctgtcttgaacacagtactgaactgtagagtagacatctctgtctggagcacagtactgaactgtagagtagacatctctgtctggagcacaatactgaactgtagagaagacatctctgtctggagcacagtactgaactgtagagtagacatctctgtctggagcacagtactgaactgtagagaagacatctctgtctggagcacagtactgaactgtagagaagacatctctgtctggagcacagtactgaactgtagagaagacatctctgtcttgaacacagtactgaactgtagagtagacatctctgtctggagcacaatactgaactgtagagaagacatctctgtctggagcacagtactgaactgtagagaagacatctctgtcttgaacacagtactgaactgtagagtagacatctctgtctggagcacagtactgaactgtagagtagacatctctgtctggagcacaatactgaactgtagagaagacatctctgtctggagcacagtactgaactgtagagtagacatctctgtctggagcacagtactgaactgtagagaagacatctctgtctggagcacagtactgaactgtagagaagacatctctgtctggagcacagtactgaactgtagagaagacatctctgtcttgaacacagtactgaactgtagagtagacatctctgtctggagcacagtactgaactgtagagtagacatctctgtctggagcacaatactgaactgtagagaagacatctctgtctggagcacagtactgaactgtagagtagacatctctgtctggagcacagtactgaactgtagagaagacatctctgtctggagcacagtactgaactgtagagaagacatctctgtctggagcacagtactgaactgtagagaagacatctctgtctggagcacagtactgaactgtagagaagacatctctgtctggagcacagtactgaactgtagagaagacatctctgtcttgaacacagtactgaactgtagagaagacatctctgtctggagcacagtactgaactgtagagtagacatctctgtctggagcacagtactgaactgtagagaagacatctctgtctggagcacagtactgaactgtagagaagacatctctgtctggagcacagtactgaactgtagagaagacatctctgtctggacagtactgaactgtagagaagacatctctgtctggagcacagtactgaactgtagagaagacatctctgtcttgaacacagtactgaactgtagagaagacatctctgtctggaacacagtactgaactgtagagaagacatctctgtcttgaacacagtactgaactgtagagaagacatctctgtctggagcacagtactgaactgtagagaagacatctctgtctggaacacagtactgaactgtagagaagacatctctgtcttgaacacagtactgaactgtagagaagacatctctgtctggagcacagtactgaactgtagagtagacatctctgtctggagcacagtactgaactgtagagaagacatctctgtctggagcacagtactgaactgtagagaagacatctctgtctggagcacagtactgaactgtagagaagacatctctgtctggagcacagtactgaactgtagagaagacatctctgtctggagcacagtactgaactgtagagaagacatctctgtctggagcacagtactgaactgtagagaagacatctctgtctggagcacagtactgaactgtagagaagacatctctgtctggaacacagtactgaactgtagagtagacatctctgtctggagcacagtactgaactgtagagtagacatctctgtctggagcacagtactgaactgtagagaagacatctctgtctggaacacagtactgaactgtagagaagacatctctgtcttgaacacagtactgaactgtagagaagacatctctgtctggaacacagtactgaactgtagagaagacatctctgtctggaacacagtactgaactgtagagaagacatctctgtctggaacacagtactgaactgtagagaagacatctctgtctggagcacagtactgaactgtagagaagacatctctgtctggaacacagtactgaactgtagagtagacatctctgtctggagcacagtactgaactgtagagaagacatctctgtctggagcacagtactgaactgtagagTAGACATCTC is a genomic window containing:
- the LOC124017008 gene encoding cysteine-rich, acidic integral membrane protein-like; amino-acid sequence: MDYQGTAGDYQTIDYQGKAGDYQTIDYQGKAGNYQNIDYQGKAGDYQTIDYQSKAGDHKTIDYQGKAGDCQTIDYKGKAGNYQTIDYQGKAGDYQTIDYQGKAGNYQNIDYQGKAGDYQTIDYQSKAGDYKTIDYQGKAGDCQTIDYKGKAGNYQTIDYQGKAGDYQTIDYQGKAGDYQNIDYQGKTGDYQNIDYQGKAGDYQTIDYQCKADYQTIDYQSKVGDHQTINYQSKAGDYKTIDYQVKAGDCQTIDYQGKAGDYQTIDYQGKTGDCQTIDYKGKAGNYQTIDYQGKAGDYQTIDYQGKTGDYQTIDYEDKTGDYQNIDYQCKADYQTIDYQGKAGDYQNIDYQGKAGDYQTIDYQCKADYQTIDYQGKAGDYQNIDYQGKAGDYQNIDYQGKAGDYQTIDYQCKADYQTIDYQGKAGDYQTIDYQCKADYQTIDYQGKAGDHQTINYQSKAGDYKTIDYQGKAGDCQTIDYQGKAGDYQNIDTKTIDYQGKAGNYQTIDYQGKAGDHQTINYQSKAGDHQTIDYQDKAGDYKTIDYQSKAGDHQTINYQSKAGDHQTIDYQDKAGDYQTIDYQDKNIDYQGKAGDYQTIDYQCKADYQTIDYQGKVGDHQTINYQSKAGDYKTIDYQVKAGDCQTIDYQGKAGDYQTIDYQGKTGDCQTIDYKGKAGNYQTIDYQGKAGDYQTIDYQGKAGDYQNIDTKTIDYQGKAGDHQTINYQSKAGDHQTIDYQDKAGDYKTIDYQSKAGDHQTINYQSKAGDHQTIDYQDKAGDYQTIDYQDKAGDHQTIDYQGKAGDHQTIDYQDKA